The following coding sequences are from one Gemella haemolysans ATCC 10379 window:
- a CDS encoding RloB family protein, producing the protein MVRRTKGRKAKGKLFKKTIYIFTEGETESNYFRILNRKYKSSTNVKVETKSVGKQGKSLIQHAIGRKEKMTRNEKNNLGGIYVIFDKDDINNNDFQEALKLAKENDIKIGFSNKCFEIWMLAHFEKPNGSHVGKKLFIRLGDYLGCKQYEKNHKSDIGVLHKLEDFVSMAISNTKDMPEFSQKIVNEVPYTNIAQVIQEVYNREIY; encoded by the coding sequence ATGGTAAGAAGAACTAAAGGAAGAAAAGCCAAAGGTAAGTTATTCAAAAAAACAATTTATATTTTTACTGAAGGAGAAACAGAAAGTAATTATTTTCGTATTCTTAACAGAAAATATAAATCTTCTACTAATGTTAAGGTTGAAACTAAAAGTGTTGGAAAACAAGGGAAAAGTCTTATTCAACATGCTATTGGTAGAAAAGAAAAAATGACCAGAAATGAAAAAAATAATCTTGGCGGAATATATGTCATTTTTGATAAGGATGATATTAATAATAATGATTTTCAAGAAGCTTTAAAATTAGCTAAAGAAAATGATATTAAAATAGGATTTTCTAATAAGTGTTTTGAAATTTGGATGTTAGCCCATTTTGAAAAACCAAACGGTTCTCATGTTGGTAAGAAATTGTTTATTAGACTTGGAGATTATTTGGGGTGTAAACAATATGAAAAAAATCATAAAAGTGATATAGGGGTACTACATAAATTAGAAGATTTTGTATCGATGGCTATTTCAAATACAAAGGATATGCCTGAATTTTCTCAAAAAATAGTTAATGAAGTACCGTATACTAATATAGCTCAAGTTATACAAGAGGTGTATAATAGAGAAATATATTAA
- a CDS encoding DNA adenine methylase, which translates to MNDKLEKLQPFTKWTGGKRKLLPKLKELLPVDYNNYYEPFIGGGALFFELAPKNATINDFNEELINCYIQIKNNPKELIEALRKHKERNSKEYYLEVRGLDRLDTFNNLSGIERAARIMYMLRVNFNGLYRVNSKNQFNVPYGNYSNPKIVDEELINSISDYLNSNEIKIISGDFEDSLNTVKEGDFVYFDPPYIPLNETSSFTSYTHEGFSYEDQVRLRDTVRRLKEKGVKAMVSNSSSELTIELYREFNIHYVDVTRTNGGKSSSRGVVKEVIITNY; encoded by the coding sequence ATGAATGATAAACTAGAAAAATTACAACCATTTACAAAATGGACAGGAGGGAAACGAAAGTTACTTCCTAAACTAAAAGAGTTATTACCAGTAGATTATAATAATTATTATGAACCTTTTATAGGAGGGGGAGCTTTATTTTTTGAATTAGCCCCTAAAAATGCGACTATTAACGACTTTAATGAAGAGTTAATTAATTGTTATATTCAAATAAAAAATAATCCTAAGGAATTAATTGAGGCTCTAAGGAAGCATAAAGAAAGAAATAGTAAAGAGTATTATTTAGAGGTAAGAGGACTAGATAGATTAGATACTTTTAATAATCTATCAGGTATAGAGCGAGCAGCTCGAATAATGTATATGTTGAGAGTTAATTTTAATGGATTATACAGGGTTAATTCAAAAAATCAATTCAATGTTCCATATGGGAATTATTCTAATCCTAAGATTGTAGATGAAGAATTAATCAACAGTATTAGTGATTATTTAAATTCAAATGAAATTAAAATTATAAGTGGAGATTTTGAAGATAGTTTAAATACAGTAAAAGAAGGAGATTTTGTATATTTTGATCCACCGTATATTCCGTTAAATGAAACTAGTTCATTTACATCGTATACACATGAAGGATTTTCTTATGAGGATCAAGTACGTTTACGAGATACCGTTAGAAGATTAAAAGAAAAGGGTGTAAAGGCCATGGTGTCAAATTCTTCTAGTGAACTAACGATAGAATTGTATAGAGAGTTTAATATACATTATGTTGATGTAACTAGGACTAATGGCGGAAAATCAAGTAGTAGAGGAGTAGTAAAAGAAGTTATAATTACAAATTATTAA